The Glycine soja cultivar W05 chromosome 4, ASM419377v2, whole genome shotgun sequence genomic sequence gtttgcatGTTAAGTTCAACAATTGATTAACTTCTACTCATTGTTCAGGTGTTTGATGGCCATGGGGGTACAGATGCAGCTTTGTTCATAAGAAATAACATCCTCAGATTCATAGTTGAGGACTCCCATTTTCCAACTTGCGTGGGGGAGGCAATTACAAGTGCGTTTGTAAAAGCTGATTATGCATTTGCAGATTCTAGTTCGCTTGATATCTCATCTGGCACCACTGCTTTAACTGCTCTTGTATTCGGAAGGTAATCAACTTCCATTATGATTATATTAATTTCCATGATTCAGTATCAACTACACTAATTATGGCAAGTATTAGTTGCCTTCCTAGCATATTTGGTTTTTCGatcctaaaatttataaatggaAGTTGGTACGTTAGTACATAGCCCCCTAGCAGCATTCAGCAACATTGTATTGTAGTGgcttttacttgtttaatcataatttatatggaaaaaaaattctaggatcttactttttttaaagtgaGTAATTCACTTTAAAGGATAAAGTTAGTAGTCTTCATCATTATTGCGTACATATACATAGTAAatcataaatgttttaaaacttAGATATCAAACTTTGATTTTTTCATCAATGTCTGAGATTACTTACTTTATCCTTATTACTATTAAGGaaccaaatccaaaattttaagaaacagTCGAAGTGATTTTTTTCCCTCTTCGTAGATGAAAGACAAAAAGTTAGTGGAAGAAACTTATGAGTTATCAACATACATTTATATTATCCCATGAGGAGACTGCAAATGCACCTAGTTgcatgatttctttttttattggctATCTTTCTCAATTTGCGAAATTTCATTGTTGACAGGACCATGATAGTTGCCAATGCTGGGGATTGTAGAGCTGTACTGGGGAGGCGTGGTAGAGCAATTGAGATGTCAAAAGACCAGAAACCAAATTGCATTTCAGAAAGGCTAAGGATTGAGAAACTTGGCGGGGTGGTATATGATGGATACTTGAATGGCCAGTTATCTGTTTCCCGTGCCTTAGGAGACTGGCACATGAAGGGTCACAAGGGTTCTGCCTACCCCTTGAGTGCTGAGCCAGAGCTGCAGGAAATCAACCTGACTGAGGATGATGAGTTCTTGATTATGGGCTGCGACGGCCTATGGGATGTAATGAGTAACCAATGTGCTGTAACCATGGCAAGGAAAGAATTGATGATACATAATGATCCTCAAAGGTGTTCAAGAGAGTTGGTCAGAGAGGCTCTTAAGCGTAACTCGTGTGATAATTTGACAGTTATCGTGATATGTTTCTCCCCAGATCCTCCTCCTAGGATAGAGACACCTCCTTCTCGAGTCAGGAGGAGTATATCGGCAGAAGGCCTCAATTTACTTAAGGGTGTATTGGACTGTTAGTGTTAGCTCGTGATGATTATATTTAGAGGTTTAGAAAGGATGgatattgttattgttgtgtgtataaaattattatcgATTATTGATGTCGAGGTTGTTGGAGGATCCTCGCCCTCCACTGCTCTCCCATACATTTCAAGCTTATTTTATTTGTTCACCTTTGACCTTCCTAACATTACTTAGAACTGTTTTGTTGTACATAGCAGATCGTTAGTTTCTTCACTTTCATGAATTATATCCAATAGTTGCGATTCCTTTCCTCCCAAGAACGGTATAATACAAGTGAGAAACACGCGATAGGTGGGCATAATGCTTTCCACTTgtctattttcttttcctttattcTCTTCACATAAGGAAtaaaggtggtggtggtggtaacaTCGTTGAAGGCTTTTGCCCCAGTAAGCGGTGATAGGTATACTCCGACAGTGAACATCATGGATCAGAACACCAGAGATCAGATTAACACACCCAGAATAACTTTCAAATCTTAGAGAGTAATTCGGAAATTAGCAGTTTAATAGTAATGTGTTGATCTCGGATATGGATGAAACATTTTCGCAAATCGCAATATGCCAAGCAATATCCAATTTATAGTCAAGATCAAAGTTATAGAAGGCTATGGGTAATATTCAACATCAGACAAATAAGCTGGCCATCTCCAACTGTGGTTAAAAATGAGaacttattatgaattttaatcatTGAaactgaattattttttatataagaaccgactctataacattaaaaaattatttggcaTTACAGaaccagcaaaaaaaaaaaaaaacattaagatGTGGAGTCCATTGTAGGAGTTATTTTAAGACTGAGTTTCTACCATTAAGTTCTATATAGCGTAAGGTCcactaaaaataagttaaagaaTCCCTAGATGAATTCTCCATTGGTCAGGTATCTTGTCTATGTATCTATTACTTAACGGTAGACGTAATATGTCTCTGAATTACTAGGTATAACtaagtattttataaaatacaaaaaaaaaaaaaaaaaaattttagagCGCTGGGCACAAACCCTTAATAATTACGTGATTAGAGTCCGATCCACCATATTGCTGAAAGAGTCTTCTTTTTGTAATGGGAAAAAAGATCATTCCAACACTATCAATTTTGGGATCCATTCTGTCAATAATTAATTGCCCAAAAAGCTGATATTTTCAGCCACCCTAACATCCATGGTTTTAGAGCTCTCCATCATGTCCATCCTCATCAACCTCTGCTGCATATGATACACTGCATAAATATAGCCATTTCTAGTCATCTCCATATACTACGAATTTAATGTAAATGAATTTTGAGACTTCggaagaataaatgaaaattctaagattTAAAGCTAATATTGGGAGTATAAAAAacatcatttcttttattataatccgaaattcaataataatacgTTCACCATCAGTAACAACCTTGTTTACATTAACAATTAAAGTGTAGCACATATTCAGCTCTCAAAGGgagtttaacttttaaaataagaggATAGGACACTACAATTTAAGCCATAGTTATCAATCACAGATAGCAGCATGTAATGGCTAACTGTGAAAATGCTATAGCGGGATGACCGCTATTTTAAACATTATAATtgaaactaaataatttatactgaattaaacaaaacaaaaaacccaaaattaaagaaattcatgataaataataaGTCACAGTTTACACACACAATCACCATCAATCTAGGAGCAATAAGGACATTATAATGAAGTCAGAAAATGGAAGACAACGGTGAAATTAACAGAAAAAGAACATACcaaattggataaaaaaattagcatAATGTGAACGAGGTGGGAAGTCTAAAGGAAGAATGGAACATAGGATAAAAAATAGTCCAACAATGTGTGAAGGAATAGAGGTCAAAACAGATAATTTTTTGTGAAATATTTCACCCAAGAAAAACCCAAACAATGATGTTCCAGGGGTGGTAAAAATGGATTTTTAGGTCTATATAACAGTAGTGAAAACCGCTTGGCTATTTGAATCCAATAGTGGTCTGGGCTGCTCCGCTCCACCATCCAGCTATAGCAGCCGTTGACAACTATGATTTAAGCATTTCTTAGAGGAtgaaagtgtattttattttactctttgaaaattgattttaatgtcCAATGGCAGGTGGGTGTAGTGTATCTTTACGGACTATATGTAACATTTCAGATCCTTGGAAGAGGCATATGTGTTTATTTCACTATACACAATAACAATGTCA encodes the following:
- the LOC114408497 gene encoding probable protein phosphatase 2C 27, whose protein sequence is MYDLGATMPVGMDFPPPFTMLEAKDSAFVVDDQKSGDLNDIKPMTKGKPPRHASTLRHSISNTRLLAISDLSLDVGVTGSKSSSEENTEFLPILRSGSCAERGPKQYMEDEHICIDNLIQHIGPASTIPLPGAFYGVFDGHGGTDAALFIRNNILRFIVEDSHFPTCVGEAITSAFVKADYAFADSSSLDISSGTTALTALVFGRTMIVANAGDCRAVLGRRGRAIEMSKDQKPNCISERLRIEKLGGVVYDGYLNGQLSVSRALGDWHMKGHKGSAYPLSAEPELQEINLTEDDEFLIMGCDGLWDVMSNQCAVTMARKELMIHNDPQRCSRELVREALKRNSCDNLTVIVICFSPDPPPRIETPPSRVRRSISAEGLNLLKGVLDC